Proteins from a genomic interval of Tenacibaculum sp. SZ-18:
- a CDS encoding T9SS type A sorting domain-containing protein produces the protein MKKNGFLIVVLTIVFGVINAQNSVARDWNEELLHAIRNDFARPTVHARNLFHCSVAMYDAWAIFDNTAETVFLGKTFGGYTFNFNGIATPTDIEAARHEIISYAMFRIIEHRFKSSPGSVDIMTSIRALFTNYGYDANFTEVDYNTGSYAALGNYLAQEIIAFGLTDGSNEANDYENIYYTPENDPLILNLYENNVLNNPNRWQPLSFDNFVDQSGNTSPTNIPEFLSPEWGQVIPFALKNSDLQILNNGFDSYVYKDPGPPTYIQNSTANGIDDPYKWNMAMVIAWSAHLDPEDDVMIDISPGALGNIEISEFPETFDEYRAFYNFNDGGDIGTGHTLNPFTNEPYAPQMVKRGDYGRVLAEFWADGPDSETPPGHWFTIMNYVSDHPETVKQFNGQGIVLSDLEWDVKSYLALGGAMHDSAVTTWGIKGYYDFTRPISAIRYMAFKGQSTNPNLPSFDPHGLPLIDNLIELIEVGDPLAGAKDENVGKIKVRAWKGPDFINDPATDIAGVDWILGTHWWPYQRATFVTPPFAGYLSGHSTFSRAASESLTLITGDKFFPGGMGTFNASKNSFLVFEQGPSEGFVLQWATYQDASDQTSLSRIWGGIHPPIDDIRGRVIGEQIGKDAFGKAIAYFSGDIASINDEQTPMETIVFPIPAENEVKVRTTFLQELNIEIICTTGAIVYKKSFNNHNGRFEVNTANLTNGVYILKGTSKTNQTLFHKKIIK, from the coding sequence ATGAAAAAAAATGGTTTTTTAATTGTAGTACTAACGATAGTTTTTGGAGTTATAAATGCTCAAAATTCAGTTGCTAGGGATTGGAACGAAGAATTGTTACATGCGATAAGAAATGATTTCGCTAGGCCTACTGTTCACGCCAGAAATCTGTTTCATTGTTCTGTGGCAATGTATGATGCATGGGCAATATTCGACAATACCGCAGAAACAGTTTTTCTAGGCAAAACATTTGGTGGATATACCTTTAATTTTAATGGAATTGCTACTCCCACTGATATAGAGGCTGCTCGACACGAAATTATAAGCTATGCTATGTTTCGAATTATAGAACATCGGTTTAAATCGTCACCTGGTTCGGTAGATATAATGACAAGCATTAGAGCGTTATTTACTAATTATGGATATGACGCTAACTTTACCGAAGTTGATTACAATACTGGTTCTTATGCAGCTTTAGGTAATTACTTAGCCCAAGAAATTATTGCCTTCGGACTAACAGACGGTTCAAATGAAGCAAACGATTATGAAAACATATATTACACCCCCGAAAATGATCCTTTGATCTTAAACCTTTATGAGAATAATGTTTTAAATAATCCTAATCGATGGCAACCTTTGTCCTTTGATAATTTTGTTGATCAAAGTGGAAATACTTCTCCCACCAATATCCCAGAATTCCTAAGCCCTGAATGGGGACAAGTTATTCCTTTCGCTTTAAAAAACTCTGACTTACAAATTCTAAATAATGGTTTTGACAGTTATGTTTATAAAGATCCTGGACCACCAACTTATATTCAAAACTCAACTGCAAACGGTATTGATGATCCTTATAAATGGAATATGGCAATGGTTATAGCATGGTCTGCTCATTTAGATCCTGAAGATGATGTAATGATAGACATATCTCCAGGAGCTCTAGGAAATATAGAAATTTCAGAGTTTCCAGAAACTTTCGATGAATACAGGGCCTTTTATAATTTTAACGATGGAGGGGATATTGGAACTGGACATACTTTAAATCCGTTTACCAATGAACCTTATGCTCCTCAAATGGTAAAACGTGGTGATTATGGAAGAGTTCTGGCGGAGTTTTGGGCAGATGGACCAGATTCCGAAACTCCGCCAGGTCATTGGTTTACTATTATGAACTATGTAAGTGATCATCCTGAAACAGTGAAACAATTTAACGGTCAGGGGATCGTACTTAGTGATTTAGAATGGGATGTAAAAAGTTACTTAGCTTTGGGTGGCGCTATGCACGATTCTGCTGTAACAACTTGGGGAATTAAAGGTTATTATGATTTCACCAGACCCATTTCTGCAATAAGATATATGGCGTTTAAAGGTCAGAGTACAAACCCAAACTTACCTAGTTTTGACCCACATGGATTGCCTTTAATAGACAATTTAATAGAGTTGATTGAAGTAGGTGATCCATTAGCTGGAGCTAAAGATGAAAATGTCGGTAAAATAAAGGTAAGAGCTTGGAAAGGTCCTGATTTTATTAATGATCCGGCAACAGACATTGCTGGTGTAGATTGGATTTTAGGAACTCATTGGTGGCCATATCAAAGAGCAACTTTTGTTACACCGCCTTTCGCAGGGTATCTTTCAGGACATTCAACCTTTTCGAGAGCAGCTTCAGAGTCACTTACCTTGATCACTGGAGATAAGTTTTTCCCCGGTGGAATGGGAACTTTTAATGCTAGTAAGAATTCATTCTTAGTTTTCGAACAAGGACCATCCGAAGGTTTTGTATTACAATGGGCAACTTATCAAGATGCTTCAGATCAGACCAGTTTATCTAGGATATGGGGAGGTATTCATCCACCTATCGATGATATTAGAGGGAGAGTTATTGGGGAGCAAATAGGAAAAGATGCATTTGGTAAAGCTATCGCCTACTTTTCTGGAGATATCGCAAGCATTAACGATGAACAAACTCCGATGGAAACAATTGTGTTTCCAATTCCAGCTGAAAATGAGGTAAAGGTTAGAACTACTTTTTTGCAAGAGTTGAATATCGAAATAATTTGTACTACAGGAGCAATTGTTTACAAAAAATCATTTAATAATCATAATGGAAGATTTGAAGTAAATACGGCAAACCTAACAAATGGTGTTTATATATTAAAGGGAACATCAAAGACTAATCAAACATTATTTCATAAGAAGATTATAAAATAA
- a CDS encoding GspE/PulE family protein: MKEKNYDIPTELVQLIPAELAYQYRIVPFENSNGVILLLSDNEFLEDLKNELEIVIGTSVLLKKEEPDHINKYLITNYRKRNKSTTTLTYSDDFLLNIIHEAKEIGSSDIHFEAFEETNKVRFRIDGKLIEKYLISLSEYPKIINRLKIMSGMDISEKRLPQDGRINISTSYEDFDIRVSSLPTLHGEKLVLRILSKNNVAIQLEKLGFSEEEIKIYKNAVKKPNGIILISGPTGSGKTTTLYATLKELNKEDTNILTIEDPIEYTLEGVNQVQLKEDIGLDFASTLRTFLRQDPDVIMVGEIRDVATANMAIRAALTGHLVLSTIHTNSAWGTISRLIDMGVPSFLIASTLNVSVAQRLVRKLCDNCKVEVTTERDDIPEELYQEGLIKTHFKSVGCESCYQTGYKGRKAIYEIIPVTKTIEKAIKKEELEIDDYLVENNIYTLKSNAIELVKNGVTSIDEVYSLLIS, encoded by the coding sequence ATGAAAGAGAAAAATTATGATATTCCCACAGAGTTAGTTCAATTAATTCCTGCTGAGTTGGCCTACCAATATAGAATTGTTCCATTTGAAAATTCCAATGGAGTAATATTATTGTTGTCTGACAATGAGTTTTTGGAAGATTTGAAAAATGAATTAGAAATCGTAATAGGGACTTCTGTTCTTCTAAAAAAGGAAGAACCCGATCATATCAATAAGTATTTAATTACTAATTATAGAAAAAGAAATAAAAGTACCACTACATTAACTTATTCTGATGATTTTTTGTTGAATATAATCCATGAAGCCAAAGAAATAGGAAGTAGTGATATTCATTTTGAAGCTTTTGAAGAAACAAATAAGGTTAGATTCAGAATTGATGGAAAACTTATAGAGAAGTATTTAATCTCGCTGAGTGAGTATCCTAAAATTATTAACCGGTTGAAAATCATGTCGGGAATGGATATTTCGGAAAAACGGCTTCCTCAAGACGGAAGAATTAATATTTCAACATCTTATGAAGATTTTGATATCAGGGTTTCTTCTCTACCTACGTTGCATGGTGAAAAATTGGTGTTACGTATTTTATCTAAAAATAATGTTGCTATCCAGCTTGAAAAATTAGGATTCAGTGAAGAGGAAATTAAGATTTATAAAAATGCAGTGAAGAAGCCCAATGGAATCATTCTAATTTCTGGTCCAACTGGGTCAGGAAAAACGACTACGTTGTATGCAACTTTAAAAGAACTGAATAAAGAAGATACTAACATTTTAACCATTGAAGATCCGATTGAATATACTTTAGAAGGTGTGAACCAAGTTCAACTAAAGGAAGATATCGGATTAGATTTCGCCAGTACTTTAAGAACATTTTTACGCCAAGATCCTGATGTCATTATGGTTGGTGAAATACGGGACGTAGCAACGGCTAATATGGCGATTCGTGCTGCATTAACTGGGCACTTGGTTTTGTCTACGATTCATACGAATTCAGCTTGGGGAACAATTTCAAGATTAATAGATATGGGTGTTCCGTCATTTTTAATAGCTAGTACTTTAAATGTCAGCGTTGCACAACGATTAGTGCGTAAATTGTGTGATAATTGTAAAGTTGAAGTTACTACTGAAAGAGACGATATTCCTGAAGAATTATACCAAGAAGGATTAATAAAGACTCATTTCAAATCAGTGGGATGTGAAAGTTGCTATCAAACAGGGTATAAAGGTAGAAAAGCTATTTACGAAATTATTCCAGTAACAAAAACTATTGAGAAGGCAATTAAAAAGGAAGAATTAGAAATCGACGATTATTTAGTTGAGAATAATATTTATACTTTAAAAAGTAATGCAATTGAATTAGTTAAAAACGGAGTTACTTCAATCGATGAGGTATATTCTTTATTAATCTCTTAG
- a CDS encoding PulJ/GspJ family protein, whose amino-acid sequence MKSKLKAFTLTELIVVMIISTIVISLSYMAFSMVRKQVNNIQNRLTLKEELLSLEKVLNRDLNTFGIADYKNQILKLKNPLDSIFYKIDNKQVLRNKDTFKVVVNEFTVFLNGQKVKSGKIDALRFSSENINNREVFIYTIKDAASYLNN is encoded by the coding sequence GTGAAAAGTAAATTAAAAGCATTTACATTAACTGAATTAATTGTTGTAATGATAATTTCTACTATTGTTATTTCTTTGAGTTATATGGCTTTTTCAATGGTTAGAAAACAAGTAAATAATATTCAAAATCGACTAACGTTAAAAGAGGAGTTGTTAAGCCTAGAAAAAGTATTAAATAGAGATTTAAATACATTTGGAATTGCAGATTACAAAAATCAAATTTTGAAACTAAAAAACCCATTAGATTCTATTTTTTACAAAATTGATAATAAGCAGGTTTTAAGAAATAAAGATACATTTAAGGTAGTTGTGAATGAATTTACGGTTTTTTTGAACGGTCAAAAAGTGAAAAGTGGTAAGATAGATGCTTTACGGTTTTCATCAGAAAATATAAATAATAGAGAGGTATTTATTTACACTATTAAAGATGCTGCATCTTATCTAAACAATTAA
- a CDS encoding type II secretion system F family protein: protein MGFEIKKVKKAKRNDGFDIDALLKKEINLFGSPYSDKKKEAFYTELFVLLQAGLELKDAVELISKEQKKENDQKIFENVIEELISGKNFSEALHHQKVFTDYEFYSVQIGERTGTLNAVIEELSNFYKRKNDQRRTIVGALSYPIVILLTAIIAIVFMMQFVVPMFAEIFKQNKVELPWITSKIINASNFFRDYYWIFILIFSVSLISKRLVKDKIWYKKYSSSFLLKIPFVGEFIRKIKIAQFTQAISLLIGAKVPLLSGIQLTQKMITFYPLQNALKRIESDILLGKSLSESIAKHNVFDSKMSSLIKVAEETNQNEVIFQRLTEQYNKEIEYRSKMLSSVIEPVMILFLGAVVATILVAMYIPMFNLSTVIG, encoded by the coding sequence ATGGGATTTGAAATTAAGAAGGTTAAAAAAGCTAAAAGAAATGATGGCTTTGATATAGATGCGCTATTGAAGAAAGAAATCAATTTATTTGGTTCACCTTATTCAGATAAAAAGAAAGAGGCTTTTTATACAGAACTTTTCGTACTACTTCAAGCAGGTTTGGAATTAAAAGATGCTGTTGAGCTAATTTCTAAGGAGCAAAAAAAGGAAAATGATCAAAAAATTTTCGAAAATGTCATTGAAGAATTAATTTCAGGAAAAAACTTTTCAGAGGCATTGCATCATCAAAAGGTTTTTACGGATTATGAATTTTATTCTGTACAGATAGGAGAGCGTACAGGTACCTTAAACGCTGTAATTGAGGAGTTGAGTAATTTTTACAAACGTAAGAATGATCAAAGAAGAACTATTGTTGGAGCTTTATCTTATCCGATAGTTATTTTACTAACTGCTATCATAGCAATAGTTTTTATGATGCAATTTGTTGTTCCTATGTTTGCCGAAATATTTAAGCAAAATAAAGTTGAGCTTCCTTGGATTACAAGTAAAATTATAAATGCGTCCAATTTTTTCAGAGACTATTATTGGATTTTTATCTTAATTTTTAGTGTTTCTTTAATTTCAAAAAGATTAGTTAAAGATAAAATATGGTATAAAAAGTATTCTTCATCTTTTTTACTTAAAATCCCATTTGTTGGAGAATTTATTAGAAAAATAAAAATAGCCCAGTTCACTCAGGCTATTTCTTTATTAATTGGTGCAAAAGTCCCGCTTTTAAGTGGAATACAATTAACACAAAAGATGATTACATTTTATCCTTTACAAAACGCTTTAAAACGGATTGAGTCAGACATACTTTTAGGTAAGTCTTTATCGGAAAGCATAGCAAAGCATAACGTTTTTGATTCTAAGATGAGTTCTCTTATTAAAGTTGCTGAAGAAACAAATCAAAACGAAGTTATTTTTCAACGTTTAACAGAACAATATAACAAAGAAATAGAGTACAGGTCAAAAATGCTCAGTTCCGTAATAGAGCCAGTTATGATATTGTTTCTAGGAGCTGTCGTAGCTACAATATTGGTTGCGATGTATATTCCGATGTTTAATTTAAGTACCGTAATAGGATAG
- a CDS encoding type IV pilin protein — protein MKLKVLNKKVDAFNLQELLVVMVIIGILVLIAMPNLMKNVTKAKATEARLQLTHLHSLQEGYFYTNSKYSNNFNDIDFEPPAKDAYYSYEITEASNSTFKARAIANTDFDGDGTLNVWEIDQEKNLKEVTKD, from the coding sequence ATGAAACTGAAAGTATTAAACAAAAAAGTAGACGCCTTTAATTTACAAGAATTATTAGTTGTAATGGTGATAATTGGTATTTTAGTATTAATTGCTATGCCTAACCTTATGAAAAATGTTACAAAAGCCAAGGCTACTGAAGCAAGATTACAATTAACCCATTTACACAGCCTACAAGAAGGTTATTTCTACACCAATTCTAAGTATTCCAATAACTTTAATGATATTGATTTTGAACCTCCTGCAAAAGATGCATATTATAGTTATGAAATAACTGAAGCATCAAACAGTACTTTTAAAGCTCGAGCAATTGCTAATACTGATTTTGATGGAGATGGAACACTAAATGTTTGGGAAATTGATCAAGAAAAAAACTTAAAAGAAGTAACTAAAGACTAA
- a CDS encoding type II secretion system protein GspD produces the protein MSTVLFGQTKNERIVLLEKKLDSIATFIPALNEKVSNIDTDSLNIRTLLNQVTRDHKINFSDTPQLSNMKITYYFEEVTVKDLLIHICNKFNLQINMVGNILSLTDYEEPEQPKIEEELFVQYDKVNDLFSAEFNDDELWKALRRITEVTGTNLIPDETARQKKITGFIKDKPLNGAIEKLAFVNNFVITKTKDDYYIFQSKENNNSANGGSDMNNNSSLRVFRSSNFSYTVKDSINKILEVDFKNKEIGTIIKEFSKALNIDYYTTTDFKVTNTVTLKRREISFDELLTKILQDQDSLTYKKENGVYYFSEGDKKAVKTYEVIPLMHRSIEMMTTPSGIKQNDYDYSSLFGGSNNGNIGSTDGSIQNLSGSTTNGWGNDRNKGSTDYQTNPTYKTEEDNPFEGLKSFKDLIPEEFTNKDTKNFDIKTDPELNSFIVSGDPEKIKRFKKFIKGIDKPIPVILIEVMIIEVNKTATVDTGVELGLGDAPVEDSGTLFPSGNVTLGANTINNIIGGFNGFGSKNIGKVVPNFYAKIQALETNGNLKIRSTPKLSTLNGHKAVLSNGERTYYAVIRRDIIGSQNPQIREIKNYVPIDADLSISIRPMIAGDDQITMTINVLQSNFVNSLNNDDEAPPGINSREFNSIVRVKNQDIVILGGLEENLKSDSGSGVPFLARIPIIKWFFSKKTRVDSKKKLSVLIKPTIIR, from the coding sequence ATGAGTACAGTTTTATTCGGTCAAACTAAAAATGAACGAATAGTACTATTAGAAAAGAAATTGGATAGTATAGCTACTTTCATTCCTGCTTTAAATGAAAAGGTTTCAAATATTGATACTGATAGTCTTAATATACGTACATTATTAAATCAAGTTACACGTGATCATAAAATAAACTTTTCGGATACTCCTCAGTTATCAAATATGAAGATCACTTATTATTTTGAGGAAGTAACTGTTAAGGACTTATTAATTCATATTTGTAATAAGTTCAATCTACAAATTAATATGGTGGGTAACATATTATCGTTGACAGATTATGAAGAGCCAGAGCAGCCAAAGATCGAAGAAGAATTATTTGTTCAGTATGATAAGGTGAATGATTTGTTTTCTGCGGAATTTAATGATGACGAATTATGGAAGGCCTTAAGAAGAATAACAGAAGTTACAGGTACAAATTTAATTCCAGATGAAACAGCGCGACAAAAAAAGATAACAGGATTTATTAAGGATAAACCTTTAAACGGCGCAATTGAAAAACTGGCCTTTGTTAATAATTTTGTTATAACCAAAACCAAGGACGATTATTACATTTTTCAATCAAAGGAAAACAATAATTCAGCCAATGGAGGAAGTGACATGAATAATAACTCAAGTCTAAGGGTTTTTAGATCCTCAAATTTCTCCTACACTGTTAAGGATTCAATAAATAAAATTTTAGAGGTAGATTTTAAAAATAAGGAAATTGGAACAATTATTAAAGAATTTAGTAAGGCTTTAAATATCGATTATTATACGACTACTGATTTTAAAGTAACGAATACGGTTACATTAAAAAGAAGAGAAATTTCTTTTGATGAGTTATTAACAAAAATATTACAGGACCAAGATAGTCTAACCTATAAGAAGGAAAACGGAGTTTATTATTTTTCTGAAGGTGATAAAAAGGCAGTAAAAACCTATGAGGTTATTCCTTTAATGCATCGATCAATTGAAATGATGACTACTCCATCTGGAATTAAACAAAACGATTATGATTATAGTTCTTTATTTGGAGGTTCTAATAACGGTAATATTGGCTCTACAGACGGCTCAATTCAAAATTTAAGTGGAAGTACTACTAATGGTTGGGGTAACGATAGAAATAAAGGAAGTACTGATTATCAAACAAATCCAACATATAAAACTGAAGAAGATAATCCTTTCGAAGGCTTAAAATCATTCAAAGATTTAATTCCGGAAGAATTTACAAATAAAGATACTAAGAATTTTGATATAAAAACAGATCCTGAGTTGAATAGCTTCATTGTTTCAGGAGATCCAGAAAAAATCAAAAGATTTAAAAAGTTTATTAAAGGAATTGATAAACCTATACCAGTTATCCTTATCGAGGTTATGATTATCGAAGTAAATAAAACAGCCACTGTAGATACAGGAGTAGAACTTGGCTTGGGGGATGCGCCTGTAGAGGATTCTGGTACTTTGTTTCCATCGGGAAATGTTACTTTAGGGGCTAATACAATTAATAATATTATTGGAGGTTTTAACGGTTTTGGATCAAAAAATATAGGAAAAGTAGTTCCAAACTTTTATGCAAAAATTCAAGCTTTGGAAACAAATGGAAATCTCAAAATTAGATCCACTCCTAAACTTTCAACACTTAACGGGCATAAAGCCGTTTTATCAAATGGTGAAAGAACTTATTATGCTGTAATCAGAAGAGATATTATTGGTTCTCAAAACCCACAAATTAGAGAGATTAAAAATTATGTTCCTATTGATGCGGATTTATCGATTTCAATAAGACCAATGATTGCTGGAGACGATCAAATTACCATGACTATTAATGTGCTACAATCAAATTTTGTAAATAGTCTCAATAATGACGACGAAGCCCCTCCTGGAATAAATTCAAGAGAGTTCAATTCTATCGTTCGGGTTAAAAATCAAGATATAGTTATTTTAGGAGGGCTCGAAGAAAACCTTAAAAGTGATTCAGGTTCTGGAGTACCTTTTCTAGCTAGAATACCTATTATAAAATGGTTTTTTAGTAAAAAAACAAGAGTCGATTCAAAGAAAAAACTTTCAGTGTTAATTAAACCAACAATTATACGTTAG